From the genome of Candidatus Poribacteria bacterium:
GGTGGTGAGTTTGTCGGTCGGAGAAACGGCGAAAGCCTTTTCCAATCCATCATCCATGATACTCTGAATCTCATCCTCACTCAGAACCACATTAAAAATACCTATGTCGTCAATGATACCTCTGTATTTACCAGCATAAACTGTTTGACAAAAATTCCGAAGTTGTTTAGAATAAGTAGAACAAGTAACAACAATGTAAATCATGATTGACCGACGCGCATTTCTAAGATCCATGGTGAGTTCGGCAGCTGGTATCCCTTTACCATCGGCGCCCGCAAAGTGTTAAGTTTTGCCAAGCCTAATCTCTTGAAAATTATTGTTAAGAAAACACAACATGCAGACTTTTGTTTTCTCGTGCGTTCTTGTCTGTTTATGTATTGCAGCGGAGGCAGATGTAAAATTTACGGATGTCACTGATGCGTCGGGTATTGAATTCCGACATTTTACGGGGGCAACCGGTGAACGTTATATGCCTGAGACGATGGGAGCAGGCTGCGCTTTTTTGGACTACGACGCAGATGGCCATTTGGACATTCTGCTCGCAAATGGGACGAGTTTGATCCCTGAAGGTCCCGTGGATACCCCGAAACTCTACCGAAACGCAGGGAATGGACAGTTTGTTGACGTCACTGAGGCAGCAGGACTCAACGTGCCGATGTACGGCATGGGGATAGCGGCTGCTGATTATGATAACGATACCGACCTCGATATCTATTTTACCAATGTAGGTAAAAACCGACTCTTCCGCAATAACGGCGATAGAACTTTCACAGATGTCACCGAATTTGCCAAGATAGGCGATACCGGTTGGTCGACAAGTGCAGCCTTCTTCGATGCCGACAAAGACGGTTGGTTGGATCTGTTCGTTTGCAACTACGTTGAATGGACACCTGAAACAGATGTTAAGTGCACGGTAAATCCGACGGGCAAGAAACAATACAGAACCTATTGCACGCCCACCGTCTATCCAGGTCAATCCTGTCGTTTCTATCGCAACCAAGGCAGTGGTAGGTTTACCGACATGACATCGCAGGCAGGATTGTATAATCCAATAGGTAAATCACTCGGTGTAACGCTCTTGGATTACAATCATGACGGATGGATCGACCTCGCGGTGGCGAACGATACTGAACCTAATTTTTTATATCGCAATAACGGCGATGGCACATTTACCGACGAAGCCGTGTTAATGGGAGTCGCCTTCAGTGAGACAGGGAAAGCACGCGGAAGCATGGGGATTGACGCAGCGGATGTCTATAACAATGGCGGCACCGCAATCATTATCGGTAATTTTAGTAATGAGAAAACAGGATTTTTTTATGCGGAACCAGATGCGGTTTACTTTACAGATAGAACGGATAGAGCAGGAATTGGAAAACTAAGTTACCGTTCTTTGACGTTTGGAATCCTGTTTTTCGATTGCGATTTGGATGGAGCACTCGACCTGTTTTGCGTTAATGGACATATTGAGCCGGAGGCACTGCGATATCAGCAGCATATCCCTTATGCACAACGCCCTTCACTCTTCCGAAACCAGCAGGACGGCAGGTTTCGAGAGATCACAAAGGCTGCGGGGCTTGATCGTATAGGTGTTGGACGCGGGTGCGCTTATGGCGATTACGATAACGACGGTGATGTGGACCTTCTCGTAAGTAATAACGGCGTTACCAAAGATTACGGCGGTGTATGGCTCCTGCGTAACGATAGTGAACCTTCATCTAATTATCTCCGAGTGAGGGTAATGGGCACCCGTAGTAATCGCGATGGAATCGGGACGCGTGTTCGGTTAACTTTGGGGGATAGCGTTCAACAGCAAATCGTCCGGACCGGCGGTAGTTACTGTTCTCAAAGCGAAATGACATTGACCTTCGGATTGGGGAAAAATAAAGCGGTTACGCAACTTGAAATCCTATGGCCCTCTGATGAGATAGACCAGTCCGTAGAACTTGAGGCGAATCAACTCATAGAGGTCGTCGAAGGTTTTTAATTTCCGGACTTAACACCGCTCCGCTTACGCTTCTTTTCCTTCGATGTTCCTAAACCGTAAACCCGTAACGAAGTGGAGAGTGGATAGATGGAACACACTTCAATTACAAAACGATGCTT
Proteins encoded in this window:
- a CDS encoding CRTAC1 family protein; this encodes MQTFVFSCVLVCLCIAAEADVKFTDVTDASGIEFRHFTGATGERYMPETMGAGCAFLDYDADGHLDILLANGTSLIPEGPVDTPKLYRNAGNGQFVDVTEAAGLNVPMYGMGIAAADYDNDTDLDIYFTNVGKNRLFRNNGDRTFTDVTEFAKIGDTGWSTSAAFFDADKDGWLDLFVCNYVEWTPETDVKCTVNPTGKKQYRTYCTPTVYPGQSCRFYRNQGSGRFTDMTSQAGLYNPIGKSLGVTLLDYNHDGWIDLAVANDTEPNFLYRNNGDGTFTDEAVLMGVAFSETGKARGSMGIDAADVYNNGGTAIIIGNFSNEKTGFFYAEPDAVYFTDRTDRAGIGKLSYRSLTFGILFFDCDLDGALDLFCVNGHIEPEALRYQQHIPYAQRPSLFRNQQDGRFREITKAAGLDRIGVGRGCAYGDYDNDGDVDLLVSNNGVTKDYGGVWLLRNDSEPSSNYLRVRVMGTRSNRDGIGTRVRLTLGDSVQQQIVRTGGSYCSQSEMTLTFGLGKNKAVTQLEILWPSDEIDQSVELEANQLIEVVEGF